The nucleotide window GTGCTCAGGAATGTGCTcaccctgcccagggagcaTGAGGCATctgccagggagaggagggaggctGGCGCCTCGTTTCACTCAGGGCattggggctgctcctgcagcactgccaggttcTCACCTGTGCTTCTCCCTCAGTCTTTTCTGGCAAAAGGGACCTGGTGTGAACCTCCcctgctctgttctgtgctggaggttgttttggggtgggatgagccccagcagcacagcagaggtgcaGGAGGACGGTGCAAACAGGGCAGGTGTGCACAAGGAGTGGCTGTGAGCTTGGCTCTCTGATGCTCCccaaagagcagctgagagtCTGGGAGCATCAAAAGATCTCCTTAATGGGATGGTGGCAGATCAGCCTGCCCACAAACCCAGACAAGGAGCAAAAAGCATCCCAGTCCTGTGGTCATGGAGCTTTCCAGGGATGTGGGAGATGTGGGCTCTCCCAGTGGTAGCAGGAAACACTCCCCTTTCCAGGagtgtgcctcagtttccccacagTGTGCAGAAAATCAGTGGAAGGGAAAGCAGTGAGTGATACAGGGACCTTTCAAACAGGGCTTTTCTGGGGAATTACTGCAGGAATACAAAATAAGGAATATTTctgcatgaagaaaaaatgaTGAAGTGGTTTTAGGCTGCTCCCTTGACTTTACCCTCTTCCACTCTCCATCCCCCTCCAGCCTTTTCCACCTACCCTGGTGTGTACATGTCCTGAGTTAAAGCAGTCTTGGCAGGAGCACCAAGCCCTGCAGCCCAAGTCCTGCTgagggaggaaggcagagtGCAACAAGAACGGTGTCAAGGAAACTATAGGAAGATTAGGAAATGTGTGATGACTTTTGATAAGTGGAGGAAGCAGGTCATGTCCTGCCTCgggtgggctctgctggggtATGAAAGCAGCCTCTGCCTCCCCAAGGAGCACTtggctccctgctctgcctgaggatgtgctgggctggcaggatgATGCTGGGCACCCTCAGCACCTTGCTGGTGctggtccctgcagcagcagcagcctgtgggtTTGGGCCCTTCCCCTACAGAGCCACAGGGATCGTCTGCAGGATGACCAAGCCCGCGGCATTGCTGTGTAAGTGCCCGTTCCTCGGGgctgtctctgtccctctctgccaGGAATCAGTGACACATCAGAGGGAGGGGGTTCTTGCTTCTCTGTCTCTTGTGTAAACACCTGTCTGGGAGCACAGGTTAAAGCCTGAACAGGTAAAGGAGCTTGAAattgtccccagcccctctcctcagCCCAAGGATTTGGGGGTTGGCATGATGAAAGAGCTTGAAGAAatgtgtgtttgctttctttcttcattGCAATCTCATCTCTTGGGTTGTTATGCAGAAGAGGGAAAACAGGTTCTCTCCTGCTGTGGGCTTATTTGCAAGGATTTGGGAGCTTTGCAGGTGAGGGAAGAACTTAATTCTTCTATGGAAGGTGGGAacagctctgtcctgtcccatcccacagTGGTACATGCAGAGAAAGATGTATTTGTGAACTAACAGAGGGTatttctggaaggaaaaagtCCTATACAAGCATATGCCTGAGGCTGTAATAGGCTAACTTAGAAAAATGGGCACAGAAactttttcagaattttttctttgcagaccCAAGAGCTGACTGCAATACAAGTAAGCAGCAACAAAGCAAAGCACTGGGGTAAAGTCAACAGCTCGTGTGGTGTAAGGATGAGCACATTTTGACCTTTCCAAAATCTGCTCCTGAGCTGTGTGCAAGCTGGAGACAGCTCCTACTGGTGGCTGTCGAGCCACACATGCTGCTGTCCCTTGCTGCCATCAGCTGGGACAGTcagggatttttaattttttaaatttactctGAAACTACTTCTAGAGCTTCCTGAATCTAATGGAAACGCCTCAGATAAAAGCCTTCTGTAGTGCTTTAATCCAGAGTGCAGGTCTGGCTTTGCAGCCAGGAGAGATTGCAGTTTGACATCTTTGCCCTTTTCTTCCACTGACAGTGAACCAGGAAACTGCCCAGGTGATTCAAGCAGCTTTCAGGAATGCCAAATTCCCAAACATCACCGGGGAGAGGTCCATGAGGCTCCTCGGCAGGGTGGCTTATGGGCTGAGCAAGTGagtgtctgtgtctgtgccaggggagggacaggggggacCAGAAACCTGCCTTGGAGGGAGCTTtgagacagcagctcctggtgaaAGCAAAGTTCTGCACTGGGGCAGACACAATTTTGGGTCTAAGCCTCACAGACCATTTCCATGTTAAGGTTTAGGCTGCCAATGTGTTATTTAggagttatttatttttccaactGAGTGAGCAGCCAGCAAGGCAGGGTGTAGAGCTCATTTCTGGCAATGGGGATGGGGAGTAGTGTCCCTGTGACCACTGGTGACAGATGGTGCCCAAGACACACTGAGAGGCAGAGGGACCCAtctggggctgccagagccACCCCTGTCAGCAGGATGTCACTTGGCTGTGCTTTGTGACAAACCAGGCTGGGTGTTGCTGTGTTGCTCACTTTTAGTTTGGGTCCACAAATTCAGTGGTGCACTCACAGAGCAGACTTCCTGCCATGaccacagctgcacagagcactgcaATAAGGCAAGGTTGCATTGTTCCATGTTTCCTGTTTAAAGCATTCCTTGTGTGCAAACATTGCACAGTGCACCAAGGCTGAGCAAAAGCATCACTCTCACTGTGCCCTGGGATTTGCAAAAGCTCCTGAGTCTGGCACAGGCACGGGTCCCTCAGGGATGCCATTCCTCAGGAATAAACCTGTCCTGCCCCATCACAGCAAACAGCTCTGGGTGGGGACAAACCctgtttctgctgtttccagcaTCCAGGTCAATGATCTGTCCATCGAGAGGAGTGAGGTGGAGCTCCAGGAGGACAATGCCATCCATATCTCCATTAAAAACGTGTCAGCCTTGTTCAAAGGGACCCTGACCTACGGCTATGCTGGAGCCTGGTTGTGAGtacctggggctgctcagcaccacagcccagctcctgctgctgccctggggctggctgtgacaAAGAGGGGGCTGAGCTCCTCAGCCTCTCTGGCAATGCTGCACTCAGCACTGCCTGAGACACGAGTTTATACTCCAGCAGTGCTTCTGAGCCCCACCTTGCCTTCTGTCCTCACCCTGCAGGACAAGGCCAGATGGCCAAAGTGAATGAGTTGActcttctctcctctttgtTGCTCTGTAAACTCTGAGTGGATCAAAAAGGGGGTTAATGCACCTAAGTGCCACTAAGGCAGCAGTTGGCAATGATTTAAAGCCAGAGTGTCTgagatggactgggatggggtTTGGCCATAGCAGTGCAAGGACACGTGTGAGCTGTTATAAAATCCACATCTGTCAGGgagaagctgctcctggcacaggttcTTAAATGTCCCCTCTTCTGCCATTACAGCTTGCAGCTTTTTCATTCAGTTGATTTTGAAATTGAGTCTTCCATTGACCTCCAGCTAAATATTGATCTGAGTAAGTATGCTGCAACACCCAAACTTTCTGCAATATGTCTTGATTCCCTCCCCACTCTGGTTTGTGGGTTGCATGTACTGTTCAGATTCTCCTGGTCATGTTAGGGACAGCTGGgtctctgctggcaggagctaGGGCAGCTGGCAGGTATCCAGATGAAGAAGGGTGCCTGGTAGaccagctcagctggagctgtgagcAGAAACCACCCAGGTGCAAGGTAGCCCCATCTGCCCCAACTTGGCAGGGTCTGGGATCTTTTGGAAACATCCCCTGGGACACGTGGGTGCCCTGGCTGGCCCTCTGCAGTGATGCCTTGCTCCAAGcctgcagtgtctgcagagTGCACTCTTCCTTCTCATCTCAGTGataaaatagttttgttttgtttttttatttttccttttgccccATGCAGTGTGCCAAAAGTACCGAGTGACTCCCGATGCCTCAGACTGCTACCTGACTTTCCACAAACTCACACTTCACCTCCAAGGAGACAAGCAGTGAGTCTGACCCCTTCCAAAATCGAGATTTATTGTCCCCCTGCTGGTCCCCAAATGTGCAGACCACAGGTGGTCCTTGACTGTTCTCCCTGTCCTACACAGACCTGGCTGGCTGAAGCAGCTCTTCACAGATTTCATCTCCTTCACTCTGAAGCTGGTGCTCAAGAGGGAGGTAAGAGCAGCCTGTGCACTGAGGAAAGCTCTGTAGCTTTGTGTGCCACACACTTTTCCTGCCCACAAGACAGTAGCAGTGTAATGTCAGtgctaatgaaaaataagacaaataAATTGAATCCTcaataaaaaaaagcagcttgggCAAAGTGAGAGGTGTTACTGACCCTGAGGCTGCTCGACTCTGACCAACAGTCCCTAGATCTCAATGAGACTCATCTTTGCTCTACAATCCAAAATCCTACTCATTCCCctaattttttcctcctcctttcctcgTGCAGGTGTGCAAGGAAATAAATGCTGTTGCTCAGACACTGACAAATTTTATACTTGATTTAGCAGGTAAatattcttgctttttctgctttctttttcatgtgCAACTTTTGATGTTTGTGCCCCAGCAGAGTGGTTGCCATCCATCAAAAATGTCCTTCAAAAGTGTGTATGGGATCCTAAGCCCTcagacagcagcaaaataaaCCTTAGTAATgttatgtttgggtttttctgcaTCAGATTGATCTTTTAGGGTGACTACATGGATTTAAAGACATTTCAATTCATAAGGAATTTCTCCAGTATGTGCTGATCAGCTGTGCAGGATACTGCAGGACCAATGTTAGCTAGAGCAGGAGCATGCACTGCAGCATTAGGGATGAGTTTGTACAGCATCTGGAGATTTTCCCAGTCCCAAATATCAGGGAAAAGGAGTGGAATGTACAACTGTGGAATGTAAAGTTCCCCCAATTTCCCCATGAAGGAACAGAGTCAGTGAGCTGTAGAAAGAtcagagcatccaaaggagtGGGAGCCTTTGTCCCACCCCTCTGTTCTTCCATAACATCTCTGTCACCACCTGCACCAAGTCCTAAGAGCAGCTGGTACCAGCTCTGCTCAAGGTCCTGTTTCTGGTGTGAGGTTTTTGTGTGTTCTCCCTGCAGCCAATTTTGTCCGAGACAAGGACATCGTGGTCGATATCGCCCTCGCATCAGACCCTGTCATAACAGCAAACTACATAGAATCCCATCACAAGGTGAAGTTACCCAGGCTGCTCAACACCCAGTGTTTCCTGGCCATggtgtgctctgcagggcttgGAGGGGCTGGTtctgccaggctgtggcactgctgatgtgtcctggtgtgaaggacaggtgtctgccaataaaggcagaagttctctttgaaatggagaatgtaaatcccctccctccaaattattattataattttgaaattaaggggctctcaggcaaagatatgggaattaggaataacagttctttactaggaaaattaaaatagaaatgcagtattacacagaacaatcccaaaaaacactggcagagtcagaatccaagctgacacccgtcagtcagtcagggttgttggcacagtcccattcaatggtggctgcatcctcctgcagtggcagatgtggttcagctggagcagtgctcctggagaaggtgcagttttcctctgaaggtccagggatgatgtggaaaggtctggctttcctctggaatccagtggaaagacagTACcttgctgttccaaatctcagtttttatccagacaggaaaggtttggctcctccccctggctggagcatctcccagtgggatgatggaattttatcagtcatgcactgggactcaatggtccatcagcagatgatatcttccttggagggaggatgggttgtggaaaaggtaaagatgactgccccagctggtttaaagatggcccattagcagataatatgtgccacagagataagggtcactgccccacccagctgcaacagatggtgacagaatagacatttctggccacatcctgtattgcaacccaagacatgATGCCAACCTGCTGTGTCCAGCCAGGCCTTTGCCTCACCATGGAAATGCAAGTGTTGGCTTTGTGTCCTGTCCCCCTGCTGCTTGCTGTGGCCAACGCAgttgttttcctctgcagggCCTTGTCCTGTACAAGAACAGCTCCAGTGTGCTCAGTGACTCTGTgttctccccatccctgctgaccCAGTCCAGGATGCTCTACTTCTGGCTGTCtgagcacagcctcagctccctggctgctgcagctttcttGGATGGGagactgctgctcagcctcagCGGGGACAAACTGCAGGTGATGCCCAGAGGGGTACCCAAAATACATCATATtctggggagaaagggaaaaattcactaaatactaaaaatactaaaatactTAATACTAAAAATTCACTAAATGTTTTGATGAGAGCTGGTTTCTGTAGAATGAAATCTGCAGCCAGTCACTACATGTGATCCTGGAATTGGTGCCTTCTCATCAGGAATGTGCTCCCAGGCAGTGTTATTCCTTGGGGGGATGACAGCAGCTGATAGAAAACTTGTCTGCTGAATTGTAAAGGGATGTGATTTTCTGGGGGATCACTGAGATGGAAAAAGGGGAGCTCAGCCATgacctgctctgggcactggccccagctcagtgctctgggctgtccAGCCTGCACCAGGGGCAACCAAAACCttgtcttctgtttttccaCAATCTGTTTCTGGTTTGTTTCTTGAAGGAGCTGTTTGAGATGGAAGACACAGAAGTGCAGCAGAAGGCAGTGCAGAGGGTAATTTTTTGTCCTATTCAGAGCATTGCATGCCAAATGAGGAGATTTCAGGTGGATTCTGTTGTATTGTAACAGCTTGGGTTATTCCCTCGACAATCTGAGTCTTGGGTGGGCcagatggagaaaaagagggGCTGATGGAGAAGCAGTTTGCTTTGCAAGGAGGATTTCTCCATCTTCCAGGCTGGCACAGTCTCCCTGAAACCTGGCTGAGTTATTGGGCTTGTTTGAACAGGGGGAGGAACTGGGGACTGCAAAAGGAATGCAGCTGTGTGGCAAGTTAGCATGAAATTGGTATGGAAAAAACCTGACTACTCATTTGTTTCTCCTTACTCGAGCAGATCTTTCAAGGCACCTCCTACAACGACTCTGTGGCCAAGGTGTGGAGTCTCACCCAGCCCCAGATTTCTCTTCAGCCTGAAGGGACAGTTGTGAGGTCCTTGGTAGCAGTGGAGATCAGCATCCCTCTGGCAGGAGAGGAACCCCTGGTGGCTCTGTACATGGAGAAGGTCAGTCCTGGCACCTCCTGGCTGTGAAACCCTTGGGacaggctctgtgccagggcaggaccATTCCTGGTGTGCAGGCACAGCAATGGCAGGGAGCCCTTTGGGGAGGGTGAGAAGGTAAATCAGTTTCCTTTAACACTCCCATCTGTTCCTTAGACCTTTGAGCCTGGGAATGATGATGGTGACCATGCTGGCTCAATGCCCCCTCAGTTGGGCCAGCCCACTAGGAGGTGCAAGGTGgtcaaagcagcagaaagctctGATGAGCCCCCTTTAACATTTATCTGACACAGGGTAGTGTCAGTGAGATATTTTGGGAAGGAATGAAGGCACTGTGggaatgtatttattttgaactCTCCTTGTacccaaattccagctcaggTCCCCAGTAAGAGTATAGCTGTGTCAGAAATGGAGACAGAGCCATGAAGAATGTGAAGCTCAAAATATAACCTTTTCCTCTATGGGTGCCTGTATGAAAGGTCCTGCTTACACACCCCAAGCTGCTTTATAGTGAATccaaggaagcagaaaaaaaaaaagccagcttTTTCCTGTCATGGTTAACATCACAGGAAAGCAGTGTGTTTGTCCATCCTTGTAGCTGTGAGCTGAGACAGacacaaaaccaacccaaatcCTTGCCTGAGAGTTGGTCACACTCAATTTAAAAGGTTAAACCACAGCAGAGAATAATTCCCTCTGCAAGTATCTCATGTTAGCAGAGTGTTAAAGGAAATATGGATGGCTGCTTCTTCTGCCCCAGTGGTATcttgaaatgcatttcaaaGATTGCAGAAGCACTGGATTAGAGGTGGTCCCCAAAATTGTGACTCATAGGATGAGACCTGGTTGTGACCTGCAGCTGCATCACAAAATGTTTGTCTTGACTGTTTACATGCACACAACAGCAAGACAATGAGCCTAAACAGTCAGAATTCAGAGATTgctttctattttaatttggtttatGTTGGATTGACTACctgtggcagccctggctgccctgagGCTGTTCTCTCTACATCCATATGTTGAGATGGAGGTCATTGGGAAACAACACCCTTCACAGCCATTTCCATCCTTATGCAGGATTTACAAAATAGCAAAAGTGCAGTGGATGAGCCAGCCTTGAGCCCCAGAGACTGAGGCATGAGGGGTGGAGGAGGAAAATGCTGTCCTTCTCCAGCAATACCTGGGGGTAAAGCCAAAAGGACATTGAACTCTGGCTCCTAGAAAAGAACCCAAAATGTCCAAATGCAGCTCCTTGCTATGAGGCTATGCCTGAaccctgctgctcttctctctgCAGGAAGTCACAGTCACTATCCAAGCTACCTATGCAGAAAAGAAACTCATTTTGCAGCCTGTGGACTCCAGGTTGGTGCTGTGCTCTCTTGAGAGTTGCCTCTTTTGGTCCATGTttaacagcagcacaaaaagagGAACTCTGCAGCATTTAGTgacttttcttctcctttttttccccttcccttcagCGTAGAGATTAAAGTGTTTAAATGCACAGCTGATCCAAGTGGGGTAAGTCCTACAACAAGTATTCTCTAAGCCATTTGAGGCTAAACAgtgtcttttaaaacatttttgtatgaattttcttgtttttaggAAGACCCATCCATACAAAGGTTCCTGCAGAATATGATCTTGGTTGCTGGCATTCCAGAAATAACTTCACGTGAgttttttttggggagtttcCAACCTGCTCCATAAATTGTCTAACATCAGATCTCCTAAACCTGAGCACTGAAAAAATACATCAGTAATACTGACAACTGGGAAGGGGGGGACCACATTAATGTTTGAAATTCTGCTGGATACACCTGGGGAATGAGGATCCCTGTGTGAATGgctgggagaaagaaaaagtggcTTTTCTGTCAGGCTGAAGGTCATGGGACATTGAGGCACAATTAGCTCTTGGCAACAGGCAGTACATGATGAGCAGCAAGCCAGGATGGACATCCCTGTAACTGGGTGGGTTTGCTGATTCCACAGATATTGGATCAGCTCTGACTTCACTGATGAACAGCAAAAGGCTTGATCTCTTTGATATCATAAATCCTGAGATCATCACTGAAAAGGTAAGCAGAGATCAGAACTACCCAGCTCTCAGTCTCTCTTGGGATTGTGGCATGAACTAatatcttattttctgttttctctccacTTTTTAGGGATATGTAATTGTACAGCTTGACTTTGGCTTCCCGAGTCATGTGCTTCTTAATTTTCTTGAGAAAAGTTTGTAGAGCTCATCCCTTCACAGAGGAGCAAGGAACTTGTGTACAACCAGAAAAATTGTGTCTGAACAATTAAAAGATGAGCTGCTTTAAATCAGTTTTgattgaattttatttccttttcctaagAAATGTTCTAGGCTCTGTGCAACTGAGCTTCCATGGAGCCTTTCTTCTGCAAAGATTTTGAAGTCTGCACCTCAATCCATGCTACTTTTTCAGGATCTTTAAAGGGTTTGTGTTCTTAGGAATCAGGGCTGGGCTCTTGAAGTGCACAGGCTTTGGGTttcaggaggcagcagaaatgGGTTTTGCCACCTTTTGGCATCTCTGTTGTTACATTTTGGAAATACAGCACCTTTCGTGCTCATCCTGGGTTTCACTTCTGACAAAAGCCTCCTGATTTTGACAGAATCCAGCAAGTCAAATGGTATTTCCTAACTCCAAGTAAGCCCAGAACCAGTAATGCTAAAAAACCTGGATATGGCTGAAAAAAGTAAATGGGATGTGAATTTGCAGTGCAGTACAACAGAGAGATCTTGTGCCCAGGGTAATTTCTTTACAGAGCCTGATGGTTCAGTGTAGAGCTCCAAACTGATAATGGCCATGTTGTCGAGACAATGACAGCAAAGATgagaaaagcaatgaaaattaCAAGGAAACCAAAGAGATTATAAGAGAAAGTTAAAGTATCTATTCAAGCAGCAagttccttttccttcctattATAGTGCAATACTTTATCTCAATTGGCTCAGTTATTTTCCTGTACCAGTtcatgttttgggtttttttatttggtttttttttttggttttttttttttttgtctttttacttGGAGGAGAAAAATCCAGCACCTGTAATGGTGATCACATTAACAAAGGTAGAGATGgctctcctccagcacagggcagtaCAAAAGCATTAAACTCAGTCCCAAAAAGAGGCTGGTAGCAGTTTGGGCTCAGTTTCCTGAGCTCCTTGGGCATGGTGGTTGCTCCCTCTGCATTGCCATGGATCTAAGCCAAGTCCCTCTGACCTGCTTctctctcacccacagcaccagaGCCCCTTCCAttttccctgtggctgctgggatgAACATCAATATCCCTTCAGTGGTCCTGGTGCCCAGGCTGGTGggggaggaggctggaggggctcagAGACCCCATGGCAGCCAAGGAAGGTCTGACCCAGGGATGTCcatgggacagcaggagccaaaAAGCTCCAAAATGTGTGATGCTGTGGTGTGACTGACTGGGGCCTGAAAGGAGCCCTGGTGTAGTGGGCAGTTTTCTACCTCCCTTCTCACCCTGTTCCCATTGCTGCCTCTGCCACTGTTTCAGTCCAACTGTTTCAGTGCCAGTTAAGGGCTCGTCCATGTTCCCTCCTGCTCTAAAGCCACCAGTGCCCAGGTGATGTTTTCACTCCCTGCATGGCAATGTCTGTTCAGGATCATGGGCACCTGGCTTCCATCAAGCCACAGCCCTCTGGTTGTCTTAAATGACATCCCACTAGAGTGGTAAGtattaataaaaaggaaatgacAGGAATAAACACCCTTTTTCTGCCATGGACGTGCCTTGCCCCACTGgcggctgggctgggggcacaggaggGCAGTGGAGAGAAGAAGTAGAAGTtggatgaggagcagctgatgtAATTGGGAggattcagcctggagaaaaagaggctcGGGGAGGAGCACCTTGCCACTGTACGATTCTCGGAAAGGAGGGTGGAGCCAGGAGGGGCTC belongs to Oenanthe melanoleuca isolate GR-GAL-2019-014 chromosome 11, OMel1.0, whole genome shotgun sequence and includes:
- the CETP gene encoding cholesteryl ester transfer protein — protein: MCWAGRMMLGTLSTLLVLVPAAAAACGFGPFPYRATGIVCRMTKPAALLLNQETAQVIQAAFRNAKFPNITGERSMRLLGRVAYGLSNIQVNDLSIERSEVELQEDNAIHISIKNVSALFKGTLTYGYAGAWFLQLFHSVDFEIESSIDLQLNIDLMCQKYRVTPDASDCYLTFHKLTLHLQGDKQPGWLKQLFTDFISFTLKLVLKREVCKEINAVAQTLTNFILDLAANFVRDKDIVVDIALASDPVITANYIESHHKGLVLYKNSSSVLSDSVFSPSLLTQSRMLYFWLSEHSLSSLAAAAFLDGRLLLSLSGDKLQELFEMEDTEVQQKAVQRIFQGTSYNDSVAKVWSLTQPQISLQPEGTVVRSLVAVEISIPLAGEEPLVALYMEKEVTVTIQATYAEKKLILQPVDSSVEIKVFKCTADPSGEDPSIQRFLQNMILVAGIPEITSHIGSALTSLMNSKRLDLFDIINPEIITEKGYVIVQLDFGFPSHVLLNFLEKSL